AGTTTCTGCGCGCAAACCATATATCATTTCTCTCGGCCTCATCTCGTGCAATTTTAAAATCGCTAGCCCCGTTTTCCTTAAATACTTTTTGTATTATCTCTAGATCTTGCACTAAGCCGGCCTCGATATCGCCGTCAACATCGCTTATTAAAATCGCGCCAGCATTTGTAGGCAAGCCTTTATTAAATTTCTCCTCGACCGCGCGTATGCTTAAGTTGTCCAAAAACTCCATCGCCACAGGTGTTACTCCAGCAGCCATGGTCTTATATACGGCGTTCATTGCTGAATTTACACTATCAAATACACCCATAGCGGTTTTTCTAAATTTAGGCTTAGCGATTAGCTTTAGAGTGATTTCGGTTATGACGGCAAGAGTGCCCTCTGAAGCTATTAAAATGCCAGCTATATTGTATCCTGCGACATCTTTTATAGTACGCTTACCAGCTCTTACGACCTCTCCGTTTGGAAGCACTGCTCTAAGTGCCATTACGTAATCCTTGGTAATTCCGTATTTCGCGGCTCTCATACCTCCAGCGTTTTCGCTTACGTTTCCACCTATGGTAGAGTAGTCTTGACTGGCAGGATCTGGTGGATAAAAAAGCCCTTTAGCCTCTACAGCTCGCTGCAAATCCATATTTATACAGCCTGGCTGCACTACTGCAACCATATTTTGCATATCTATTTCAAGAATTTTATTCATATGCTTTTCAAAGGCTAAAATTATACCGCCTTCTATAGCCAAAGAGCCTCCAGTAAAGCCACTTCCAGCTCCGCGTGCGATTATAGGAATTTTATTTTCGTTACAATATTTTAAAATAGCACTCACATCGCTCTCATCCCTTGGGAAAAGCACTCCGTCCGGTAGATGGCGCTTTCTTGTTGCGTCATAGCTGTAAGCAAGCAGGTGCGCCTTATCAAAATATGCATTGTCTTGATTTAGTAGTCTAGTAAAAAAATCTATATGTCTTTTTTCCATTATTTCTCTTTCAAAAGTGATTTGTAGTGGCGATCAAAGTCGCTTATTTTACTTGAGCCAAATTTCCAAAATACGGTATCTATGTCTTTAACGCGAGTATAAAACGGTAGTTGATAGTAGCTTACCGAACCGCTTTTAAATCTCTTTAAAACTTCAAAGCTTTGACAATCTGCAAACAAGGCTTCGTTGTTCATCGCTATAAATATTAGTCCGGCCGCACTTTGAGAGCACATTTTGCGAAAGTCGTTGCGACTAGGATTTGGCTTATATTCGTAGCTTAAATATGAGCCTACAATATCAGGATGTATAAACTCCATGCTTTTAAAAGAGTTTACTACTTCATCATAAATTTCCTTATTTGGAACTACTATTAAAGAACGGTTATATAAGTAGTTTAGTATGATAGTATCACCTCTTGCAGGAAGAATTCCGGGTATTGGCATAGCCTTTTGCTCCAAAGAGTCAAATACTTCAAAGCGAACTTTGGCAAACCCACCACTTTTTTCTGTTACGCTCGCACGAGCTATTATTGATCTTTTTGACGGACCAAAATTATGCATTACTATACCACTTGAGCCGACAACTATATCAGGGCTGTCTATTATTGTGCCGTATCCGTCTTTTGCTTCTATTAGCGGAGTATTATACTCATTCATGCTAAATTGTGCCGCAAAACAAGATGATATAAAAATAACTAAAAAGGCTACTATATTTTTCAAATTTTCTCCTAAATTTTTAAGATTTTAAAGGATTATAGCCTAAAACCGCTTTAGTTTTGCAAAATATAAGTAAGTTCAAAGTATAATTAAATCCATTCTTTATCCAAGGGAGCTTATGGTAAAAAAAATAATATTATTTATGACATTTTTTTTACAGCTGTTTGCCGCAAAACCTAGTGTAGAAGAGCTTATATGGCCAAATGGCGCTACATTTTTAACCTTCCTTGAAAGCAACTTTATACCTTTATCTATCTATTACAATTTGGATAGAGAGGATAAAGAAGCTGTAAGCGAGATAATGGCAGGCGTAAAATATCAAATTTTAAGGGATGACGAGGGCGGCATTAGACAGGTTTTAATCCCTATAAACGAAGAGCTTCAAATTCAAATATATAAAGATGTGAATGATAAATTTAAAGTGCAGTTAACTCCAATATCATATCAGATAGAAGATCTAGTTTTAAGCATCAAGATAAATATTTCTCCATATCAAGATATTTTAGATCATACCGGTAATGTAGCACTTGCAAATGCTTTTAGCGTTGCTATGAGCGGTCAGGTGGATTTTAGAAAGATTAAAAAAGGCGATAGGCTTATCATCGTTTACACTCAAAAAAGAAGGCTTGGTAGAGTTTTTGGTGTGCCTGAAATTCACTCTTCAATGATTGAGGTGAATAAAAAAAAGTATGACGTATATAGAGTTGAGAATAAATTTTATGATAAAAGCGGCAGGCAAAATGATAAATTTTTTCTTATCAGACCTATTGCAAATGCTCGCATAACATCGCCTTTTACACTTAAGAGGTATCATCCGGTATTAAAAAGATATAAAGCCCACCTTGGAGTTGATTATGGCGCACCCAAGGGAACTCCTATAAAATCCGCCGGTGACGGGACTGTAAAATTTGTAGGTAGAAAAGGCGGCTACGGAAAAGTCCTTATAATAAGACATAGCGGTGGATATGAAACTCTTTATGCGCATCTAAACGGCTTTGCCAAGGGCATAAAATCAGGTGTAAAAGTCAAGCAAAATCAACTTGTAGCCTACGTAGGAAATACCGGAATGAGTACCGGACCACATCTGCATTTTGGATTGTATAAAAATCAAAAGGCCATAAATCCGGAAAATATGCTAAAAGTAAAAAAGAGTAGTGTAGAGAGCTCTGTAAGCGCTGAATTTAAAAAGATTATGGCTGAAAATGACTCTAAAATAAAAAAATATTTAGATAAAGAAGTAGTATCGGAAAAAGAAGAGTCGTTTGATAACTTTGTGGAATTTTAAGGATTGAAATGAATGAAAATGATCGATTAGCCGAAGCCAAAGAGCTCATAGATTCGCATTTAAACGATACTATCGAAGAGGAGCTGAGTCCCGCTGATATAGCCCAGCATCTAAAGATTGTAAGGCAGCATGACGAGGAACTTTTTGCCGAGTATATAGAGAAGCTTGAACCTGAAATTTTAGGTGATGTGGCCATAGAGCTTCCTGATCATATGCTTAAAGATGTTATCGAGACTCTGCCTACGGATAAGATTATAGAGGCTATAGAAGAATTAGAGAGTGACGATGCTGCCGAGCTTTTAGAATACATAGAAGATATTGACGAGAAAAAGGCGAAAGAGGTTTTTGACAGTCTTGACAGGGATGATCAAGAGGAAATTTTAAGGATTAGAAGCTATGATGAAAATGAAGCCGGTGCATATATGCAGACCGAGCTTTTTAGCGCAAATTTAAATGAGAAGCTGCAAACAGCCGTTAATAGACTAAGAGAACAGAAAGAAAACGGTGAATTAGAAAATGTTTCTCAGCTTTTTATAATAGACGATGATCAGGTTTTAAAATTTGCCATTCCTCTTGAAGACTTGATCCTTTTTGACTTTAACAAAACTCTTGAAGAGATCATTCAAAAAAACAAAGAGGATAAGTATAAGCCACACGTAGCTATGGATAGTGAGCCTATAGAAGATGTCGTAGACAGAGTACAAAACTACGACTTAAACTCTATACCTGTCGTTGATAGCAAGGGTGTGCTTTTAGGACGTATTACGACAGATGACGTGCACGACTTTATAGAAGATAGCGCAACGGAGCAAATTTATAATCTTGCAAACGTTGGTGATGCTGATGAAGAAGAAGATGATAGCCTATTAAAAGCTACCAGATCTCGAGGTATTTGGCTACTTATAAATCTAGTTACAGCCATTGTTTCATCCAGTATAATAGGTCTTTTTGATGACACTATTGCAAGCTATGTTGCACTAGCCATTTTGATGCCTATAGTTGCATCAATGGGTGGAAATACAGGTACTCAAGCACTTACTGTTACTGTTAGGCGTTTAACTCTTGGCGAAATTGAGTTTAAAAATGCCAAGAATGCTTTAAAGCGCGAGCTTGGCATAGCCTTTACAAATGGTGTAATATTTGCTGTTTTGATAGGTATTGTGGCTTCGTTTTGGTTTGATAGACCGATGCTTGGCGTGGTTATAGGTGCTGCCATGCTTATGAATTTCTTTTTTGCCGGCTTTTTTGGAACTGTCATACCTTTAACTTTAAAGAGATTTAATATAGATCCAGCCGTTGGCTCAAGCGTTTTGCTTACTACTGTCACCGACGTTGTAGGATTTTTCAGCTTTTTAGGACTTGCTAAATGGATACTGTTATAAAAGATATTGAAATTTTAAATTTAGAAGAATCCAACTTCATAAAGCCTTATCGCTTAGGATACTCCGTAAACGGAACTCGAAAATACTGGGATTGTGTAAAGGTTCATAATAGTGTGTCTATATTGCTGTATCACGAGGAAAAGGATGCGTTTTTGTTAGTTAAGCAGTTTCGTCCGGCTGTGTGGTACAACTTACATAAAGATAGCAAGAGCTATGATGAAATGGGCTATACATACGAGCTTTGCGCAGGACTTATGGATAAAGGGCTTAGCGAAAAAGAGACAATAATAGAAGAGGTTATGGAAGAGGTTGGGTTTAAGATAGAGGATGCCGAAAAGATAGTTGTAACCCATGGAGCCCTTGGATTTGGCGGAAATTCTCAAACCATGTTTTATGCAACCATAAATGATAGTATGAGAATAGGTGAAGGTGGTGGCATAGATGGCGAAAATATCGAGCTTGTCTATATAGATGTAAATAAGGCTAGAGATTTTATGTATGATCAAAATAGAGTCAAAGCTGCCGGACTACTCTTTGCCTTTATGTGGTTTTTTGACAGATTTAAAAGATAGGCATTAATCTTAAATCATTAATGTAATTAATATTTCTAGACAAAACTTATAAATTTGCTTTTAAATTTATCAAATCTCTGCTAAAATCAAGCCTGTATGATTAAAATATAGATTTAGAATAAGATTTAATAAATTACAAGGAGAGTAGATGAAAAAAACTATATTTTGTTTGGCGGCAGCCTGTTCGTTTGCCTTTTCTATGGGTTCTGATAGTCATGTGGGGCCTGTATTGGATGAGGCTGTTTTGTCCGGAGAGTATGAAAAATCAGCCAAAGCTTTTGAGCAATCTTGCGAAAAAGGACATATGTTTAACTGTTATAATCTAGCTAACTTCTATGAAAATGGCAGAGGGGTGCTAAAGGATGAGAAAAAAGCTCTACAAATTTATAAAAAGAGCTGTGAAAACAAGCTAGGCTTTGGATGTGGCGCCGTAGGTAGAATCTATGAAAACGGCACTAAGTCTATCAAAAAAGATGTGAAAATAGCGGTTGAGGCTTATGAGAAGGGTTGTGAGCATGGAGATGATGTATCTTGCTTAAAAGGTGGTCTTATCTATAGCAAAGGTGTAGATAAGGTAGCCAAAGATTTGCAAAAAGCCAAGGATCTTTTATCAAAAGGCTGCAAATACGGTAATGAGCAGGCTTGCAATACAGTTAATACACTAAAATAACATACAAATCAAAATTCGAGTGAGTTCAATTCACTCGAATTTCTAATTTATTAAAATAGACCTTTTATAAGTCCTTTTATCACATCGTTTTTGTTTGCGCCACCGGTAGAGTTTGTTTCGTTACTATCACTCTTTGACCCGCCAAGCTTTTTATCTAAAAATCTATCCAGCTCTTTTAATGCCTTGCCTTTTATGTAATCCGAGCTAACATTGTATTTAGGATTATCACTTGTTCCTGTTACATTAATAGCTATATCTGTCTTTTCGTAATTCATCTTTACCGGAATATTTACAGCCTTGGTTGCTGTATCAAATTTGCCGTTTGTGACATTAATTTGACTTCTAGTAGCGTTCATATCGGCATTAAAATCTATCAAGTTTTTCTCTATAGTTCCATAAATTTTGCTGTTTCTATAAATTTCGCCTGTAATATCCCTGCCGGTAAATGTCGCTATAGTCTGAGTAAAATTATTTTTGACAAGCCTTCCCTCATCTACTAAAACATTAAATTTACCGCTTTGTGTGGCAAGGTTATAATCAGCAGTCATATCGCCAACCCCATCATATATATTGGCAAAACCTAACATATCTGTTAGCCCTTTGGCTGTAAATTTAGTTAAATTTATTACAAGTTTATTATCTTGTAGATTTCCTTTAAGATCGCCGTTAAATAGCTTTGATGTCACGTTTGCCGTTATGTTTTCGCCCTGTTTTTGAGCATCTCCTTTTAAATTTATCGGTCCGTATAGAACGCGATCTGTTAAAAAGCTTATATTTTTAAGTTCTGGTATATCAAGCTCAAATATGCTTTTGAGTCTATTTTGGTTAATATCAAAGCTTCCTTTTGTATTTTTTACTTCAAGAAGATTTTTGCTGTCATTTGCCAATAAATTTGCTGTCACGTCAAAATTTGCTATGCTTTTTTGGATATTTACATCTGTGTTGGCGCTAAATTTAAGCCCTGCCGGAAGCTTTTTTTCTAGCATTTTGCTCATTTCAGCTTCGTATATCAGGCCATCTTTAATATTTACTTTTGCTGTTCCGTTTAGATTTTTCATATCAAACCCATTTAGATTCACATCCGCATTTATTGTAGCATTTGCTAAAGGCTTAGAGCCTATCAAGATAAAGATATCTTTAAGTAAAAGCGAATTTAGATTTGCGGTTAGTTTTTCATCTTTTAAATTCGCCTTAATATTTCCGCCAAGCGCGTTTCCGTCAATATTTAGGCTTTTTAATTGATTGTTAATCGTGCTTACATCACCGTTTATATCGACTTTTCCGGATAGCTTTTGCCCAACTATGCTCTCAAGTTTTGCAAGGTCTTCTACGTTTAGACTAAATTTGCTTGCAAGGGCTTTTTTATCAATATCATAGGTGCCTTTTAGGTCTTTTAAATTGAGCAAATTAGAAAGAAAGTTTGCGTCAAATTTCGCTTCTCCGTTTTTAACATCTGCATTTGCATTAAGGTTGAAATTTACCCCGCTAGCAATATCTAAATTTGTAAGCTTTTTAAACTCGCTTGGATTTAATTTGCCGTTGCTGGCTGTCAGTTTAATACCGCCCGAGATATTTTTTGTATTTTTTATATCGTTTAGTATAGCATCGCCACTTATAACCGCGCTTGCAAAGGCCGGCATCGCAGCTACTTTGATAAGCTCTTCAAGCTTTAAAGAGTTTATTTTAGCTGTTAGCTTATCGTTATTTAATACGGCTTTGACACTGCCTCCAAAGCCGTTTATATCGGCTTCAAAATTTTTTAGCTGGTTTTTAGTAACGATTGTATTGCCTTTGATATTTAATGCGCCTGCGACTTTTTGTTTGATTATAGGTTCAAATTTGGTCAAATCATCTATCATTACTCTAAAATCACTGCTTAGTGTTTGTGAGTTGATATCATATATGGTATTTTCACTTCCCGCCACAGCTATAGGCGCAACAAAGGCTGTTTTAGCATTTACTAGCCAATCTTTTATATTTGCTTTTATCGCTCCGTTTACACCAAAATTTGAAGGCAGCGTGACATTAAAGTCTTTTGCGATTAAAGCATTATTTGTTTTAATGTTTAAAATATCGATGTTTGCCGTTCCGTTTGGCTTGCCGCTCTCATTCGCTATATTTGCTGTGATATCTATTTTTCCGTTAGCGTATATCGGCTGATTTGCTAAAGCCAGAGCCTTATCAAGCTCTATGTTTTTTGCATCTAAAATAAGTGCAAGCGGTTTATAATCCTTTAAGTTTGCTGCAAATTTAAGATTGGAACCTAGTAAATTTCCAGCTCCATTTGCGTTAAAATCGCTAAATTTACCTTTAACTGTTCCAGAAAATAGCATTTTTTCTTTAAGTTCAACGCCAAGAGAGACTAAGTTGTCCACCACTACGCTATACTTAAGATCAAGAGATTGGCTAAATAAGGATAATTCCCCCTCTACTTTAGCGTTTATTTCGCTATTTATATTTGTTGCTATATCAATAGTTGTAGGTCTTATCTGAAATTTATCAAATTTGACGTTAAATCCGCTTTTTTCTTTAATAATATTTTCAACATAAGGCTTTACTATACCGTTTCCAAAGTCAGTAAATAAAACAGTATAGGCGCCGATAATCAAAATGACTATTAGCCCGAGCAAAACTACTAAAAATTTTTTCATAACTATCCTTTAAATTTAATTTATAAATTCACATAAGTTGAGTTTAACTAACTAAGAGTTTATTATAAATTTAGCTGAAATCATTGACAAATTTAAAAAACTATCATATAATTTCATCACTCAAAAAACAAGAGTGCTAAAAATTAATATTATACCAAAGGATGAATTATGAATTTTCAACCATTAGGCAAGCGTATCTTAGTTGAACGCCTTGAAGACGTTAAGACAACAGCAACAGGTATTATTATACCCGATAATGCAAAAGAAAAACCTTTAAGCGGTAAAGTTTTAGCGGTATCAAGCGAAATAGAAAACGTAAAAACAGGCGATGACGTGGTGTTTGGCAAATATGCCGGAACGGAGATAACACTTGAAGGTAAAACTTATCTTGTGTTAAATTTAGATGACGTTTTGGGCGTTATTAAATAAAATTTGATTTTAAAAATTAATACTTAAGGAAAAGAAAATGGCAAAAGAGATATTTTTTTCAGATGAAGCTAGAAATAGACTATACGAAGGTGTTAGAAAACTTAACGACGCCGTAAAAGTAACTATGGGACCACGCGGTAGAAACGTACTTATCCAAAAGAGTTTCGGCGCTCCTGCCATCACAAAAGACGGCGTTAGCGTAGCTAAAGAGGTTGAGCTAAAAGACGC
The Campylobacter sp. RM16189 genome window above contains:
- a CDS encoding FAD-linked oxidase C-terminal domain-containing protein, whose translation is MEKRHIDFFTRLLNQDNAYFDKAHLLAYSYDATRKRHLPDGVLFPRDESDVSAILKYCNENKIPIIARGAGSGFTGGSLAIEGGIILAFEKHMNKILEIDMQNMVAVVQPGCINMDLQRAVEAKGLFYPPDPASQDYSTIGGNVSENAGGMRAAKYGITKDYVMALRAVLPNGEVVRAGKRTIKDVAGYNIAGILIASEGTLAVITEITLKLIAKPKFRKTAMGVFDSVNSAMNAVYKTMAAGVTPVAMEFLDNLSIRAVEEKFNKGLPTNAGAILISDVDGDIEAGLVQDLEIIQKVFKENGASDFKIARDEAERNDIWFARRNCSQAINIYGTLKLNEDITVPRSKLPELLEKISEVAANYGVQVPCFGHTGDGNVHTNVMVVDKTDPAQVENGHKAIEEIFKITVDLGGTLSGEHGIGISKAEFMPLAFTDVEMALFKEIKKAFDPNNILNPNKMGL
- a CDS encoding plasminogen-binding N-terminal domain-containing protein, with amino-acid sequence MVAFLVIFISSCFAAQFSMNEYNTPLIEAKDGYGTIIDSPDIVVGSSGIVMHNFGPSKRSIIARASVTEKSGGFAKVRFEVFDSLEQKAMPIPGILPARGDTIILNYLYNRSLIVVPNKEIYDEVVNSFKSMEFIHPDIVGSYLSYEYKPNPSRNDFRKMCSQSAAGLIFIAMNNEALFADCQSFEVLKRFKSGSVSYYQLPFYTRVKDIDTVFWKFGSSKISDFDRHYKSLLKEK
- a CDS encoding peptidoglycan DD-metalloendopeptidase family protein, translating into MVKKIILFMTFFLQLFAAKPSVEELIWPNGATFLTFLESNFIPLSIYYNLDREDKEAVSEIMAGVKYQILRDDEGGIRQVLIPINEELQIQIYKDVNDKFKVQLTPISYQIEDLVLSIKINISPYQDILDHTGNVALANAFSVAMSGQVDFRKIKKGDRLIIVYTQKRRLGRVFGVPEIHSSMIEVNKKKYDVYRVENKFYDKSGRQNDKFFLIRPIANARITSPFTLKRYHPVLKRYKAHLGVDYGAPKGTPIKSAGDGTVKFVGRKGGYGKVLIIRHSGGYETLYAHLNGFAKGIKSGVKVKQNQLVAYVGNTGMSTGPHLHFGLYKNQKAINPENMLKVKKSSVESSVSAEFKKIMAENDSKIKKYLDKEVVSEKEESFDNFVEF
- the mgtE gene encoding magnesium transporter; amino-acid sequence: MNENDRLAEAKELIDSHLNDTIEEELSPADIAQHLKIVRQHDEELFAEYIEKLEPEILGDVAIELPDHMLKDVIETLPTDKIIEAIEELESDDAAELLEYIEDIDEKKAKEVFDSLDRDDQEEILRIRSYDENEAGAYMQTELFSANLNEKLQTAVNRLREQKENGELENVSQLFIIDDDQVLKFAIPLEDLILFDFNKTLEEIIQKNKEDKYKPHVAMDSEPIEDVVDRVQNYDLNSIPVVDSKGVLLGRITTDDVHDFIEDSATEQIYNLANVGDADEEEDDSLLKATRSRGIWLLINLVTAIVSSSIIGLFDDTIASYVALAILMPIVASMGGNTGTQALTVTVRRLTLGEIEFKNAKNALKRELGIAFTNGVIFAVLIGIVASFWFDRPMLGVVIGAAMLMNFFFAGFFGTVIPLTLKRFNIDPAVGSSVLLTTVTDVVGFFSFLGLAKWILL
- a CDS encoding NUDIX hydrolase; translated protein: MDTVIKDIEILNLEESNFIKPYRLGYSVNGTRKYWDCVKVHNSVSILLYHEEKDAFLLVKQFRPAVWYNLHKDSKSYDEMGYTYELCAGLMDKGLSEKETIIEEVMEEVGFKIEDAEKIVVTHGALGFGGNSQTMFYATINDSMRIGEGGGIDGENIELVYIDVNKARDFMYDQNRVKAAGLLFAFMWFFDRFKR
- a CDS encoding tetratricopeptide repeat protein, with amino-acid sequence MKKTIFCLAAACSFAFSMGSDSHVGPVLDEAVLSGEYEKSAKAFEQSCEKGHMFNCYNLANFYENGRGVLKDEKKALQIYKKSCENKLGFGCGAVGRIYENGTKSIKKDVKIAVEAYEKGCEHGDDVSCLKGGLIYSKGVDKVAKDLQKAKDLLSKGCKYGNEQACNTVNTLK
- the groES gene encoding co-chaperone GroES — encoded protein: MNFQPLGKRILVERLEDVKTTATGIIIPDNAKEKPLSGKVLAVSSEIENVKTGDDVVFGKYAGTEITLEGKTYLVLNLDDVLGVIK